Genomic DNA from Hordeum vulgare subsp. vulgare chromosome 2H, MorexV3_pseudomolecules_assembly, whole genome shotgun sequence:
TTGCAGAATCAACTGAAATTATGTTCCGGAAAATAGGAGTATATCTATACAACATGTACATTTTCGGGCTATATTAAGGAATTCACAATGACACAACGGAGGGAATTACTGCCACATCATTATGATGTCATCATGATGTCACGATCAATGTGGTGATGCCAAATCAGACGGAGCTAGATGTCTCACGTGTCCGGACTGGAGAGTTTTAGTGAACGTTTTACGCCGTATAATCCCCAATTTTTCTGAAATACAATGAAGTTTGAACTAGCTAGCACGTATGTAATTAGTGAAAAACCTACAAACTGAAATGAGGCTTCGAAATTCCAAGTGATTAAAGCCACTCTCGGGAGCTATGATCTATTtgtgagcacacacacacactttccaCTATTAAACTCCTGTCTCTCCCCACTTTATTCAAACCACAACTTGGTGGGACAAATGTGCATGCCACAAGTGGTCTTTCTCTACCTTTTCTTGATTATGTTTACTGAACTTGTCTTGCATACTTCGACAGTTCCTCCCTCCCTTTCCCCTCGCAAACTTGAAACACTTCTTTTTTCTTGGCTGTGCCTTGCACAGCACCTGTTGTTCTAATAGGAGGTCCAAAGTCAAAGTAGTGAAAAGGGCACCCCAAAACCCGGGCGACCCTATGAAATGGACAAAACATGTGCCTTGTGAGCCGTGCTCGTTCCATCATAATTAGTACGCTCCGGTTTTGGTCTCTCTCGGCAGAGATTAGCTAACTTAAACATTTCTAGTACAATCTTGTCATGCATATACATTTTGCATGCATGTGTGGAGCCTCTGGCCCTCAGATTGTGCCCCAACCCCAGCCCCTTTTCCTTTCTCTACTAGTTGAACATgcaccaccttctcctcctcacACCTTTTCAGATGTTGTCTAGCTAGGGCGCTTGACCAGCCTGACCGGCCTGCCTGACCCCATCTTGCATTTCACAAACCAACATATATGCCAAATTCACACACAAGAGAAGGAGAGAAGAGATGGGGTAGGGGAAGTCAAGGTCACAAGATAAGATCTCTCTTGGCAGTTGGCATGCATGCACTCCACATCTACACACATGCTTATGCATAGTTGCACTCGTAGAAGCTATGGCCTTAGATGCAAGAATTGCACCACCAGATGCAGCTTTCCAtaagaatccaacttcaccattgtTCTCACGAGGAGGGGAAGTCAAGGCTTTGTAAACTCCAAGAACATCCTTTTCAAGATGCTCCCAACTAAGAAGATTTAAACAGCATGTTACGGTGGATCAATTCATTTGTTTCATTATCATTCACAGATgtaattcccccccccccccctaaattaTTGTAAATAGTACGATGATTTTGGTTTCAAAAGTCATACGCAATTATATAATCATGTTTAATATCTCGAGGAAAAATTAGGTGGGTAAAAAGCAGTGTCAATCCACGTCAACTGTTCTTTTTCATCAACCTCACATGGCACACACTTAACAGTCGGTTGCGAGTGGCGTTAATCGCACCATTACCTCGACGTTCCTTTCAGGTTAAgcgcgcgctctctctctctccccctctctccaaatGTACTTTTTTGACCCCATAAAGCCATGGATTAGGCTCTAGAGAATGGCTCTAGAGAGACATGAAAGAGATAGTTCTCTTGTTTCCTGATTTAATATCGTCACTCCTTTCGATTTGTTCTGGTTTGAAGCTCGGCACCGGCACGCACATGCGCACTAATCCGTAGAATGTCCATTAGGAATAAAGAATCAGCATAAATCCAATGGGATTGATAGGGATAATGATCCTTGTCCAAGCATTTGTCTAGCTCATGCAGGCAAAGCAAAGCTTCACTAGGGAAAAGGAGTCAAAGAGGGCCCTCACCTCATGTGAGAGTCACTCAAGGTTGCATGCATGGAAACAAAGAAGCATAATTAACAGGAAGTGGTGGCATAAGAAAGAGTGCCTTCTACACATCTCACACTGTTGTTTTATCTTGTTTTGAGGGCAAGCTAACCACTCCATTTGAATGTTTCTTAGTACTACATGCAAGAGGAGGCAATATGATGTTTTAGAATCTGAGTGGTCAAGACGcgttaactttgaccgctgatggtACATACATGACTATTTAGATCGATGCTATGGAAACTATACCATTAGATTGTTATGGGAAATATTTTCAGAAGATAACAATTGGTGCACTTTTATTAAATTTATTGTTCATGGAACTTATAAGATATTATGTCTGGTCCAGAGCATCACCAAGATATATTGATGCATGAACCTATTGTGGTTAATGTCTTAGCAAAGACAAAGGGGTAGCTTTCTCCTATGTTCATTTCAGTTTGCACGTATTGCGCAAGCAAGCACATGGACACACAAGAAAGCAAAGCCATATGGTCAGAGTGTTAAAAAGCTCATAATTGTGTAGCATTTTGGCATGTATCATAATAGCTATTGTAGTACTAGTATCTTCGAGCATAGATTGCAATTGTCTCTCTCGAAACAAATAGATTACAATTCTTCAAAAGGCTTGATGCATAGGTAGGTAAGCTCTCTTCTTTCCCTTCTTTTCTTGTCAGTGGCAGGCATCTTTACACTATGTGATTAGTCTGCAATACTTGGTACTCAGTAGCAAATTATCAAAGCATGCAAGGCAGTATGCCCAACTAACATAGATGCCACAACAAGCTATGCATGTAGGGCCATTAATAATTAAAGAGTTTGCCATATACTCATATGCTCATAACTAGTGGCTCCACAACTGGTGTGTCATGTACTCATATGCTGGTTGATTAATTTGGAGTGGACTAGAATCATGACAGAGATGGCCATATCTAAAAATGACACTAATACTTAACTGCAAGGATTGTAGCATGCATGATATTCATAAATGAAGTGTGTGCATGCATGAAAACTCAGGGTAGAACATTCTAACATGCAAGCATTATTTTTCTAGCAACAAATACACACACAGATATATAGAGCTATATGTTTGACTGACACAACATTCTCCTCATCTCTTTGGTCCTGAGGTTAGGGCACACAAATCCAAACACAAGGTGCATACATACAAACATGGAGTGAGCTTTCCGTTCCCTCCTTTTCCTCCTAGAATTAAACAAGTGCGGTGCAGCAGCGCAGCGCATGCATGTCACTCGAACTCGACCCCCTACCTCGCCATCTCATCCACAGTGCTCTCCGTCTAGCTCCTCCTCCGAGCTCCCCATTTAAATACCACCCTGCCTCCCTCCATAGTGAGCACTACCCACACTACACACTAGAAGCTCACAGCAACCACCTCATCAACCTAAGCTAGCTAGCTCACGCCTCAGAGCGCAAGCTAGGCGGTTGCAGTAGCGGCAGCAGTATAGTAGCCAGCCAGCCTCACTTCACTTCTGCCATGAGCATccgcagcagcagcggcggcagcggtggcggcCAGACCTCCCAGATGATGGCGTTCTCGGAGCATTCGCTGCCGAAGCCGATCGCCGGTCACCCGCAGCCGCAGCCGTCCCCGCCTTCTTCGCCGAGCGAGCGGCCGGCGCCGCGTGGCAGGCGGCGCGCGCAGGAGCCCGGGCGCTTCCTGGGCGTGCGCCGGCGGCCGTGGGGCCGGTACGCGGCGGAGATACGCGACCCGACGACCAAGGAGCGGCACTGGCTCGGCACCTTCGACACGGCGCAGGAGGCCGCCCTGGCCTACGACCGCGCCGCGCTCTCCATGAAGGGCGCGCAGGCGCGCACCAACTTCGTCTACGCGCACGCCGCCTACAACAACTACCCGCCGTTCCTGGCGCCGTTCCACGCGCAGCCCGCCTACGCGTCCTCGACCATGCCGTACGGCGGCCAGCAGCACGCGGGCGCGGCGCCGCCGCACATTGGGTCGTACCACACCCACGGCGGCGTCGGCTACCACCAGCAGGGCCCGGGCGCCGGCGCGGGCGAGTGCTCCATGCCGGTGCCCAATGCCGCCGATCACGCCGCCAGCCCGATGGACGTGCGCAGCAGCGGCCACGACTTCCTCTTCCCCAGCGCCGACGACAACTCCGGGTACCTGAGCAGCGTGGTGCCGGAGAGCTGCCTCCGACCCCGCGGCGGCGACCTGCAGGACGCGCGGCGGTACTCGGTGTCCGACGCCGACGCCTACGGGCTGGGCCTCCGGGAGGACGTGGACGACCTGGCGTCGATGGTGGCCGGCTTCTGGGGCGGCGCCGACGCGGCATACGGCGGGTTCGCCCCCGCGAACGGCGGTGGCCACGACATGGTCGCCTCATCGCAGGGCTCCGACAACGGCTACTCACCCTTCAGCTTCCTCTCCCACTGAAGCAGACGCGCCGGCCGGCATTGCTCTCACTTAATGGCCGATCTGCTGTGCTCGCCATCGACCATAGCTAGCTAGTGTTTGTTTCTCGAGTTGGATCGATCGGTCGGTCGATCATAGTACGTACGTAGCAGCAGTAGAAGATCGACGAGGAAGAAGAGTGGCTTGTTTCGGTGccctagcttagctagctccatccATGTACCTAGGCTCTTTTAGCAGCACTATTACCACGTACCGTCTACTAGTAAGTTTTCATGCATGCACGAGTGACATGCTTAATTTTTATCATCCCTCTCTAGACTTATTATTACAGCCTCTCTCTAATTAATTAATCAGTCCCCGTGGAATTAAAAGTGGTGGATCGAGAGAGGGTACCCGATCGAGAGGCTCGAGAATGTAGTACGCACGCGTACTGTTCTTGATCCTAGAAAGTTTCAGTTTGCGTTGGAGTTTTGTTGGATGCAGATAGGCCGGATGAGCATGTCAAGTACGTACTATCCTACGTACTTACCTGAAGAATCGAGGGGAATAGTACCGCACGCGCACCACGTACTACGCCTTGACAGTCGTCGAACGGAAATGCAGATGTTCACGGACAAGTGTCAAGCAGGCGACCACCTTTTTACTTTGGTCGTCAAGTACGTACTTGAGTGCTGATTCTAGGGTAACGTCACGGTCAGGTCCATCCATCAGGGCCATTGTTGTCCGAAATGTATCTAACTTCTTCTGTGCAGGTGCAGGGCTTGTGTGCAAACACCTCCTCCTTTGCCCTGTACCTTTGCTTGGAGATGGTGATAATTTTATTGGATGGGAAATGCTATTATTAATCACTAGCAATACAGTAGTGCATAAATGCATGTAAGCATTCGACTTTATTGAACAATTAAACAAAGCATATCACACAAAGATGAAGCGATTGGGTTCAAGTCTTGAACATGGCACGGATGCTTTCATTTTGCTGGATTTGTTCCAGACATTCCGACCATATTCATATAATGTGAGATGTCATTCTCGACTATGGGACGTTTATGATGACATTGTCCATTCTCACGTTTTTACTTACTTATttatttactagcaaaagggtccgtgcATTGCAAtggaaaaaaaataccacacgcttttaatcattttgatttattaaaataataagctaactaattaatgtagtcagtcctatcctattttgttgagaaatcaacccgtccattgttaattccaccatgatgagaaattgagcgggacaagcaaagcaaaacaaagatgcTACgtcaattgatcaatggactgttatcgtaTTTCATTCATGGGgtggagaatgtgggatcagatgacaaactgaaggtggtgttccattctctgtctctacaacaatacaatcttacattcaatacattcattcatcagcaaaaaaatccccataaaacaaaatttcttgccggtgcttggcacacggttggaggcatgggggagggggatctcaccagatgatgagttcctgccggaggaggggatacgatgaggggagcaagggttaggcgtctctatctggccataaggagtcgccgttgccgcgccatgacctcggagttccccgtgtgagccatggaggcccgcctccacctgcaagtatttcgctccgccgcgccgccaCCGTTCTGCattgagcagacgcatcatccccggtCACTGTAGCTACCGCGTTGATTTGatacagaagctgtgctcgagcgccgaaacgggggcagcaagcgggcagaggtacggccacggaggcgggtgggttgagatcgacaatagtggtggttgaggtcggccgcggcggcgagtggtgtggcagcggcctgggcacaggccagggtggaccagggtcgactcgATGCGCtcaagcgccgcaacgggggcagtgagcggggagaggtacggccgcggaggcgggtgggttgagatcgacagcggtggcggttgaggtgacCCGGTTGAGGTCGGtcacggcggcgagtggtgtggcggcggcctgggcacatgccagggtggcccagggtcgatgggaggaggcgatgcgtacggataTAATTTTTGCAtcaaatcgttttttccttttgcgttgcagataaatgatggagcgcgggttgaataacaaaaattacaggtttttttaataaaaataccATGGTGGGTTTTCCAGGGAAGCCATAGCctatttattattaggtatagattttatagttcaaactattctaagtatattacaaaaaatacattacataaaatattcaaaaaaataacCCTGAATTtataaaatgttaaatgtgtacaAAGAATATGTTCTCATGTATAAGATGTTATTGAAGTATTTGAAAAACGTTAATCAAGCACTTGAAAATTTTGAAAACTATATAGAAATAAATTTTGTCATGTATGTAAGaaatatatatacaaaaaatacAATGTTTAAgaaaaaatgttgatcatgtatTAACATGTTCTCAGTTTAAAAACAATGCTTCTGGTGTACATAACAAATGTACAATCTAAATTAAATAAAAGTATTAGTAAAAGAACATATTTTATAAAACTGAATTCGGTATGTAGAAAATAGTGAACACATATATAAAAATGTTCCTGATGTATACGTAAAATGGACATTGTAGGTGAAATATAGTTATTGCCATAAACAAAGTTCATTGTGTATTGAATTACGTCAAACGTGTATATAAAaatataagtttaaaaaaaattataatcttgtttttgaaatttttaaatgtgtatataaaatatgtttatgaCGTATACGTAAATTTCTAAATGTGTAATTGAAAACATTGACATGTGTTGAACAAAAAAGAACCAATGAAAATCTACAAAGCAACTAATGAAAGCGAAGACACACATCATAAAAAGACAAAGTGAACCCCCAAAAAAGAAAACCAATTGAAAAGAACAATGAAAacctaaaaataaactaaaaattatagaaaaccaagaaaaataagaaaactatgaaaaccaagaaagaaacaaagaaagaaaaaaaacacgaCGAAAACCGTGACAGAATCGAAGAATGCCAAtggaaatagaaatagaaatataaaaaatataagaaaaggaatgaagaaACTGAAAAAACTtaaagaaaactaaaaataaataagaaaaaGCCGGAAGAAGCAGCGACCGAGGACGAGCGAATTGATCCAAAAAAGCGAAAAGATAGAGACTGAAATGATCTGTACAGTAGCTACTCCTCGAGGAAATACATCAGGTGTGCTTTTAGGCCACCCTATGTGCTGGACACGGCGCCCTCATATTTTTTTCCTTATGTTTccctttgttttttcttttctgtttttgcattttTTTCCTGTTTACAGAAattgtattttcaaaaaaaaacctaATTTGCAAAATAAATTGCAAATTTTAAAAAACAAACATTGCATTAGCACTATAATGAATTAAAAAAGTTTGccaattccaaaaatattcatgCGTTTGAATATTGTTCTTCAATTTCGAAAATATTCACGAACTTGAAAAGTGTTCTTGGATTACAAAAATGTTTtatgaatttaaaaaaaaatcggaTTTAAAACATGTACATAAATATGAAAATTGCTCTTGGTTTAAAAAAATTCACGAATTTAAAATCTTTTTTAGATTTTAAAAAATCATAAATTTGGAAGTTGTTATTggatttcaaaaattgttcacaaaCTTACAAATTGTTCTCGGATTTCAATACCGATTGACAAAAATGTTCATATGTATAAATTGTTCTAGGATTTCTTACTAAGCTTTTGGATTTGAAGAAATCATGATATGAAAATTGTTCTCGGATTTCATAAAATGTTATGAATTTGAGAAGTGTTCTAGGATATCAAAAAATCTTCatgaatttaaatatttttcttaGATTAAAACAAAGAGTTTAAAGCACTCGAAGTCCTAAAAGTTTCGTCGAGGTGGCACTTTAGTCCTACTTTTCCTAAAATGCACTTTAGGTCCTAATTGTATAGTAAGTGGCTCACCTGAGGTCCTTTTGCGATCAATTCGGTTCCAGCAAGCTCACGCACCCATCAAATCACGACATCATCGTCCTCCCTGCTCACCGTTGCCGATAAATCGTAGCACCGCGGTCTAGCGAAAAACAAAGAGTAATGTGTGCACTAAGAAATTGAAGAAAAGTCAACAGAAGCAAATATATAAGTTCGGTTCCATCAAAAAAATTGCAGGTTCCATAAAAACACATGGATTGTTGGTCGTAGCAAAAACAATTGGTCGGTCGTAGCAAAACGAAAAGTTGGTTCCAGCAAATGGCCACCATGGTTACAACACCCTCACTGGTGTGGTTCACCATCGGTGGTTGCGAGCTTCCAACATCTCGAAGCCGCTGTTCCAGCATCTGACGTCGCGGTTCCAACTTCCACACATCTAACACCTTCCATCTTCTTCTAGCAAAAACAGTGGCATGAACCATCAACAGGATGCATGATTTCAACAAAGAATAACATGGTTCCAGCAAAATAAAATCATGTTTCTAGCAAAAAAGACTCATTGTCGCAGGTCGTAGCAAATTTTCTCATCGGTTCCAGCAAAATTAGTGGAATGAATACAACAACAAGATGCCTGGTTCCAACAAAATAAGAATATGGTTCGAGCAAAATAAATTCCTGGTTCCAGCAAAAAGGATTCATTGTCGCCGGTCGCAAAAAAATTTGTAACCGATCCCAGCAAAAACAAACGATGGTTGTAGCTAAGTGACCGACAGGTTGCAACATGTTCGACTCGCTGTCGTGGTGCATCGCCAGCTGGCTGCTTTGGCAAAGCATGTGCGCCGCCGATCATAGCTGAACTACCGCTCGGTTGTAGCACGGAGTATCGTTGCAGCACTGCACACAAAAAACTCCCATTGACAAACCTTCTTGCAACAAGGGCTGGAAGGCACATATATAAGTGCAGGAAAGgaaagtggaaaagatggggatcAATAAAGTTGTGTGCCGTGGTGTTGTGGAGAAGAAAGAGAGATGTGTTTTGCTCGGTAGAAAAGAGAAGGGATAAGATCCCATGCGGTGTATGGTGTATATTAGGGCGCGTTTTGGTTGCCTGCATTAGGCCCAAGTAGGCTCGCACGGGGCGAAAACGGGTTGTTTGATTCCCTGCATTCATTATTGGGCCTGCATAGCATGAAGATTAAAGCACCCCAGGCCTAGCCCGAGAGCTACTGCTGAATCGACAGTTTCTTGAGACCCACGCAGAGAGAGGCCACACGTGGCTCTTCGCTGCACACCTCAGGGAGCGCGGGAGACGGACGGGATGTCCCGTAACTCCCTCTCGCTCTCCTGTCACCGCCCACTACTACATTCACACCAATCCCTCTCACTCCTGTAACCGCCTCTTG
This window encodes:
- the LOC123429490 gene encoding ethylene-responsive transcription factor FZP translates to MSIRSSSGGSGGGQTSQMMAFSEHSLPKPIAGHPQPQPSPPSSPSERPAPRGRRRAQEPGRFLGVRRRPWGRYAAEIRDPTTKERHWLGTFDTAQEAALAYDRAALSMKGAQARTNFVYAHAAYNNYPPFLAPFHAQPAYASSTMPYGGQQHAGAAPPHIGSYHTHGGVGYHQQGPGAGAGECSMPVPNAADHAASPMDVRSSGHDFLFPSADDNSGYLSSVVPESCLRPRGGDLQDARRYSVSDADAYGLGLREDVDDLASMVAGFWGGADAAYGGFAPANGGGHDMVASSQGSDNGYSPFSFLSH